In the genome of Vanacampus margaritifer isolate UIUO_Vmar chromosome 1, RoL_Vmar_1.0, whole genome shotgun sequence, one region contains:
- the c1h14orf180 gene encoding nutritionally-regulated adipose and cardiac enriched protein homolog isoform X1: MLSGGREGLFELGQQLQQQGEYQAALHCFLSCLLGLTHVQSFTSLPNCLHQIAELFITEKNYGKALQFIQAEKMFYEVALIELTALHGSTAGPQEDSSLGSAGWATPEELSEQASQARHLERLAQLCIVSKQPHLALEYSGKAAKIHQRAFGNDHPITARSLELMGTVYAEIGKTEYSDSLGQRVSALSKRLAAAESIRDTVDAFPHSHPEKHSEVRHRKDFRHQQEDKTTDEVIDGKIPTSILKKPSPTCGSDTEATQRRKGQRRVRFREPETTVHDIPPCDDTGAYETTPARPHLVLFTCLFLMMSFLGVAMYCTDRRRPQRACEQLEAALAVYLLHMKQLVWGCWIWLTM, encoded by the exons ATGCTGAGTGGGGGGAGGGAGGGCCTGTTTGAGCTGGGACAGCAGCTCCAGCAGCAGGGGGAGTACCAGGCCGCCCTGCACTGCTTTCTCAGCTGCCTGCTTGGACTGACCCATGTGCAGAGCTTCACCTCTCTGCCCAACTGCCTTCACCAG ATTGCAGAACTGTTCATCACTGAAAAGAATT ATGGGAAGGCCCTACAGTTCATCCAGGCTGAAAAAATGTTCTACGAGGTGGCACTGATCGAGCTGACGGCTCTGCACGGGAGCACAG CAGGGCCCCAGGAGGACTCTTCACTGGGGTCCGCAGGATGGGCGACCCCAGAGGAGCTCTCGGAGCAGGCCTCCCAGGCACGGCACCTCGAGCGGCTGGCTCAACTATGCATCGTGAGCAAACA GCCTCATCTTGCACTAGAGTACAGTGGTAAG GCTGCAAAAATCCACCAGAGGGCCTTCGGTAACGACCACCCAATAACCGCCAGAAGCCTGGAGCTCATGGGCACAGTTTATGCTGAGATTGGCAAGACTGAATATTCAG ACTCCCTGGGTCAGCGTGTGTCTGCGTTGTCCAAACGCTTGGCTGCTGCCGAGTCCATCAGGGACACGGTCGACGCTTTTCCTCATTCACATCCGGAAAAACACTCCGAGGTTCGCCACAGAAAGGACTTTCGCCACCAACAGGAAGACAAAACAACAGACGAG GTCATCGATGGGAAAATCCCCACCTCCATCCTCAAGAAGCCAAGCCCCACTTGCGGGTCGGACACAGAAGCCACCCAAAGACGGAAAGGCCAGCGGAGGGTTCGATTCCGGGAACCGGAGACCACAGTGCATG ACATTCCTCCCTGTGACGACACAGGTG cctATGAGACGACGCCGGCCCGCCCTCACCTGGTCCTGTTCACTTGCCTTTTCCTGATGATGTCCTTCTTGGGCGTTGCCATGTATTGTACAGACCGGCGGCGTCCGCAGCGAGCGTGCGAGCAGCTGGAGGCCGCTCTGGCGGTCTACTTGCTTCACATGAAGCAGCTTGTATGGGGTTGTTGGATTTGGCTGACCATGTAG
- the c1h14orf180 gene encoding nutritionally-regulated adipose and cardiac enriched protein homolog isoform X4, translating to MLSGGREGLFELGQQLQQQGEYQAALHCFLSCLLGLTHVQSFTSLPNCLHQIAELFITEKNYGKALQFIQAEKMFYEVALIELTALHGSTGPQEDSSLGSAGWATPEELSEQASQARHLERLAQLCIVSKQPHLALEYSGKAAKIHQRAFGNDHPITARSLELMGTVYAEIGKTEYSDSLGQRVSALSKRLAAAESIRDTVDAFPHSHPEKHSEVRHRKDFRHQQEDKTTDEVIDGKIPTSILKKPSPTCGSDTEATQRRKGQRRVRFREPETTVHAYETTPARPHLVLFTCLFLMMSFLGVAMYCTDRRRPQRACEQLEAALAVYLLHMKQLVWGCWIWLTM from the exons ATGCTGAGTGGGGGGAGGGAGGGCCTGTTTGAGCTGGGACAGCAGCTCCAGCAGCAGGGGGAGTACCAGGCCGCCCTGCACTGCTTTCTCAGCTGCCTGCTTGGACTGACCCATGTGCAGAGCTTCACCTCTCTGCCCAACTGCCTTCACCAG ATTGCAGAACTGTTCATCACTGAAAAGAATT ATGGGAAGGCCCTACAGTTCATCCAGGCTGAAAAAATGTTCTACGAGGTGGCACTGATCGAGCTGACGGCTCTGCACGGGAGCACAG GGCCCCAGGAGGACTCTTCACTGGGGTCCGCAGGATGGGCGACCCCAGAGGAGCTCTCGGAGCAGGCCTCCCAGGCACGGCACCTCGAGCGGCTGGCTCAACTATGCATCGTGAGCAAACA GCCTCATCTTGCACTAGAGTACAGTGGTAAG GCTGCAAAAATCCACCAGAGGGCCTTCGGTAACGACCACCCAATAACCGCCAGAAGCCTGGAGCTCATGGGCACAGTTTATGCTGAGATTGGCAAGACTGAATATTCAG ACTCCCTGGGTCAGCGTGTGTCTGCGTTGTCCAAACGCTTGGCTGCTGCCGAGTCCATCAGGGACACGGTCGACGCTTTTCCTCATTCACATCCGGAAAAACACTCCGAGGTTCGCCACAGAAAGGACTTTCGCCACCAACAGGAAGACAAAACAACAGACGAG GTCATCGATGGGAAAATCCCCACCTCCATCCTCAAGAAGCCAAGCCCCACTTGCGGGTCGGACACAGAAGCCACCCAAAGACGGAAAGGCCAGCGGAGGGTTCGATTCCGGGAACCGGAGACCACAGTGCATG cctATGAGACGACGCCGGCCCGCCCTCACCTGGTCCTGTTCACTTGCCTTTTCCTGATGATGTCCTTCTTGGGCGTTGCCATGTATTGTACAGACCGGCGGCGTCCGCAGCGAGCGTGCGAGCAGCTGGAGGCCGCTCTGGCGGTCTACTTGCTTCACATGAAGCAGCTTGTATGGGGTTGTTGGATTTGGCTGACCATGTAG
- the c1h14orf180 gene encoding nutritionally-regulated adipose and cardiac enriched protein homolog isoform X3 → MLSGGREGLFELGQQLQQQGEYQAALHCFLSCLLGLTHVQSFTSLPNCLHQIAELFITEKNYGKALQFIQAEKMFYEVALIELTALHGSTAGPQEDSSLGSAGWATPEELSEQASQARHLERLAQLCIVSKQPHLALEYSGKAAKIHQRAFGNDHPITARSLELMGTVYAEIGKTEYSDSLGQRVSALSKRLAAAESIRDTVDAFPHSHPEKHSEVRHRKDFRHQQEDKTTDEVIDGKIPTSILKKPSPTCGSDTEATQRRKGQRRVRFREPETTVHAYETTPARPHLVLFTCLFLMMSFLGVAMYCTDRRRPQRACEQLEAALAVYLLHMKQLVWGCWIWLTM, encoded by the exons ATGCTGAGTGGGGGGAGGGAGGGCCTGTTTGAGCTGGGACAGCAGCTCCAGCAGCAGGGGGAGTACCAGGCCGCCCTGCACTGCTTTCTCAGCTGCCTGCTTGGACTGACCCATGTGCAGAGCTTCACCTCTCTGCCCAACTGCCTTCACCAG ATTGCAGAACTGTTCATCACTGAAAAGAATT ATGGGAAGGCCCTACAGTTCATCCAGGCTGAAAAAATGTTCTACGAGGTGGCACTGATCGAGCTGACGGCTCTGCACGGGAGCACAG CAGGGCCCCAGGAGGACTCTTCACTGGGGTCCGCAGGATGGGCGACCCCAGAGGAGCTCTCGGAGCAGGCCTCCCAGGCACGGCACCTCGAGCGGCTGGCTCAACTATGCATCGTGAGCAAACA GCCTCATCTTGCACTAGAGTACAGTGGTAAG GCTGCAAAAATCCACCAGAGGGCCTTCGGTAACGACCACCCAATAACCGCCAGAAGCCTGGAGCTCATGGGCACAGTTTATGCTGAGATTGGCAAGACTGAATATTCAG ACTCCCTGGGTCAGCGTGTGTCTGCGTTGTCCAAACGCTTGGCTGCTGCCGAGTCCATCAGGGACACGGTCGACGCTTTTCCTCATTCACATCCGGAAAAACACTCCGAGGTTCGCCACAGAAAGGACTTTCGCCACCAACAGGAAGACAAAACAACAGACGAG GTCATCGATGGGAAAATCCCCACCTCCATCCTCAAGAAGCCAAGCCCCACTTGCGGGTCGGACACAGAAGCCACCCAAAGACGGAAAGGCCAGCGGAGGGTTCGATTCCGGGAACCGGAGACCACAGTGCATG cctATGAGACGACGCCGGCCCGCCCTCACCTGGTCCTGTTCACTTGCCTTTTCCTGATGATGTCCTTCTTGGGCGTTGCCATGTATTGTACAGACCGGCGGCGTCCGCAGCGAGCGTGCGAGCAGCTGGAGGCCGCTCTGGCGGTCTACTTGCTTCACATGAAGCAGCTTGTATGGGGTTGTTGGATTTGGCTGACCATGTAG
- the c1h14orf180 gene encoding nutritionally-regulated adipose and cardiac enriched protein homolog isoform X2 has product MLSGGREGLFELGQQLQQQGEYQAALHCFLSCLLGLTHVQSFTSLPNCLHQIAELFITEKNYGKALQFIQAEKMFYEVALIELTALHGSTGPQEDSSLGSAGWATPEELSEQASQARHLERLAQLCIVSKQPHLALEYSGKAAKIHQRAFGNDHPITARSLELMGTVYAEIGKTEYSDSLGQRVSALSKRLAAAESIRDTVDAFPHSHPEKHSEVRHRKDFRHQQEDKTTDEVIDGKIPTSILKKPSPTCGSDTEATQRRKGQRRVRFREPETTVHDIPPCDDTGAYETTPARPHLVLFTCLFLMMSFLGVAMYCTDRRRPQRACEQLEAALAVYLLHMKQLVWGCWIWLTM; this is encoded by the exons ATGCTGAGTGGGGGGAGGGAGGGCCTGTTTGAGCTGGGACAGCAGCTCCAGCAGCAGGGGGAGTACCAGGCCGCCCTGCACTGCTTTCTCAGCTGCCTGCTTGGACTGACCCATGTGCAGAGCTTCACCTCTCTGCCCAACTGCCTTCACCAG ATTGCAGAACTGTTCATCACTGAAAAGAATT ATGGGAAGGCCCTACAGTTCATCCAGGCTGAAAAAATGTTCTACGAGGTGGCACTGATCGAGCTGACGGCTCTGCACGGGAGCACAG GGCCCCAGGAGGACTCTTCACTGGGGTCCGCAGGATGGGCGACCCCAGAGGAGCTCTCGGAGCAGGCCTCCCAGGCACGGCACCTCGAGCGGCTGGCTCAACTATGCATCGTGAGCAAACA GCCTCATCTTGCACTAGAGTACAGTGGTAAG GCTGCAAAAATCCACCAGAGGGCCTTCGGTAACGACCACCCAATAACCGCCAGAAGCCTGGAGCTCATGGGCACAGTTTATGCTGAGATTGGCAAGACTGAATATTCAG ACTCCCTGGGTCAGCGTGTGTCTGCGTTGTCCAAACGCTTGGCTGCTGCCGAGTCCATCAGGGACACGGTCGACGCTTTTCCTCATTCACATCCGGAAAAACACTCCGAGGTTCGCCACAGAAAGGACTTTCGCCACCAACAGGAAGACAAAACAACAGACGAG GTCATCGATGGGAAAATCCCCACCTCCATCCTCAAGAAGCCAAGCCCCACTTGCGGGTCGGACACAGAAGCCACCCAAAGACGGAAAGGCCAGCGGAGGGTTCGATTCCGGGAACCGGAGACCACAGTGCATG ACATTCCTCCCTGTGACGACACAGGTG cctATGAGACGACGCCGGCCCGCCCTCACCTGGTCCTGTTCACTTGCCTTTTCCTGATGATGTCCTTCTTGGGCGTTGCCATGTATTGTACAGACCGGCGGCGTCCGCAGCGAGCGTGCGAGCAGCTGGAGGCCGCTCTGGCGGTCTACTTGCTTCACATGAAGCAGCTTGTATGGGGTTGTTGGATTTGGCTGACCATGTAG
- the tmem179ab gene encoding transmembrane protein 179, with the protein MALDNLIFAQCVLYFLAFVFGFIAVVPLSENTEDFGGKCLLFTRGMWQNENITVSKQRFIVEEWGAESSCSFVAFVGIASLILSAVQAWRLLFFLCKGHDDSIFNAFLNLLISSLVVFTVFLSSTMVSVGFNLWCDSITEGGTMPSSCEDLQDTDLELGLNNSAFYDQFAIAQFGLWAAWLTWLAIAVLAFLKVYHNYRQEDLLDSLIHEKDLLLGRSSRCSSDLKTGLL; encoded by the exons ATGGCCCTCGACAATTTAATTTTCGCCCAGTGCGTTCTTTATTTTTTAGCCTTCGTATTTGGGTTTATCGCCGTTGTGCCTTTGTCTGAAAACACGGAGGACTTCGGTGGGAAATGTTTGCTGTTCACGCGGGGGATGTGGCAGAATGAGAACATCACGGTGTCGAAGCAGCGCTTCATCGTGGAGGAATGGGGAGCCGAGTCGTCCTGCAGCTTCGTGGCTTTTGTCGGGATAGCCTCCCTCATATTGTCCGCAGTGCAGGCCTGGAGGCTGCTCTTCTTCTTGTGCAAAGGACACGACGA CTCCATCTTCAATGCCTTCCTCAACCTGCTGATCAGCTCCTTGGTGGTGTTCACCGTCTTCTTATCGAGCACCATGGTCAGTGTGGGCTTCAACCTGTGGTGCGACTCCATCACCGAGGGTGGCACCATGCCCAGCAG CTGTGAAGATCTGCAGGACACCGACCTAGAATTGGGCCTGAACAACTCTGCTTTCTACGACCAGTTTGCAATAGCTCAG TTTGGCCTGTGGGCCGCGTGGCTCACCTGGCTGGCCATCGCCGTGCTGGCCTTTCTCAAGGTTTACCACAACTACAGACAAGAAGATCTGCTGGACAGCCTCATCCACGAGAAGGATCTGCTGCTGGGACGCTCCTCTCGCTGCAGCTCTGACCTCAAGACGGGCCTCCTCTAG